Proteins from one Neodiprion fabricii isolate iyNeoFabr1 chromosome 5, iyNeoFabr1.1, whole genome shotgun sequence genomic window:
- the LOC124182202 gene encoding microtubule-associated protein futsch, with product MSDRKNHKPKKLRKRSQDNSSSNSSESTSSASSDDESNAQNLKPIKDYLVDRRELARQLFIAVKGDKLRMMLPQVLKKMEQNELEEWCANELSGMSKARILSILNGQPLLQSSDSDDTDDSGPSLEIISDTEEWGDASDLDAVPREEVQAPKKGLGSKKDKPKSKLWSEKTSKEKAKPRDMQKYRVKMESDSKTHRSGAEVIVKKEAESEQSKEKDGESLLDLLELEMRARAIRALIRKEEDIIPTNSTTVMTAQSNVSNSGSSLAVNSKARARDRNLSLKVVEDKLQELDTIMSGQTNQEIPVEEDVVLVLQPTTTIELLSSESDGEGGQGKRRNQRLENERVPKNGVASSQENSGAVGSRKLSESQDSVAREKSKASIEQNSSPVAAIVEIMGKANVGNAEISAETPVKKVSTELETSRKFKRKTKDNSTTIEKSNPVSETQSSGKNDGNLASGVKEEAPKDAKVPESSRPEIQHKRMEEKTEIPLAEKTERKPEAVNPREIDEDKSTDLEIVIDLDDYPDDMEEPEPGEIRNLVQVVEKRPESSKDEAKSDSNAAETWATRYYQTEDVQSVIKESKIQSEIRKRLRERQRRARLNNSPGLNTVQNMPNASVVEKSGPEKSESPTTGSVEEYLALRNVETVAPRAESAKSNEVDKSVEYQISDGQTDAESIILTTAEPSATGHVERKLDGKTEVSEDH from the exons ATGTCAGATAGAAAAAATCATAAGCCAAAAAAGTTACGTAAACGGAGTCAG GATAATTCCAGCAGCAACAGCTCCGAAAGTACTTCTTCTGCGTCTTCGGACGACGAAAGCAATGCACAGAACTTGAAGCCAATCAAGGATTATTTGGTGGATCGTAGAGAACTTGCTCGTCAATTATTCATTGCCGTCAAGGGGGATAAGCTGCGCATGATGCTCCCACAAGTCTTGAAA AAAATGGAACAGAACGAGCTCGAAGAATGGTGTGCAAATGAGCTGAGCGGTATGTCCAAAGCACGTATCTTGTCTATACTAAACGGACAGCCCTTGCTCCAATCATCGGATTCTGACGACACCGATGATTCTG GTCCTTCTTTGGAAATAATATCCGACACCGAGGAATGGGGAGATGCGTCAGATTTAGATGCGGTGCCTAGAGAAGAGGTGCAGGCACCAAAGAAGGGACTTGGGTCCAAAAAAGACAAGCCAAAGTCAAAACTCTGGTCAGAAAAAACGAGTAAAGAGAAAGCTAAACCCAGGGACATGCAGAAATATAGAGTGAAAATGGAAAGCGACTCCAAGACGCATAGATCCGGGGCGGAAGTAATCGTAAAGAAAGAAGCTGAATCCGAACAGTCCAAGGAAAAAGACGGGGAGAGTTTGCTTGATCTTTTAGAGCTGGAAATGAGAGCTCGAGCCATCAGAGCGTTGATACGCAAAGAGGAGGACATAATCCCGACCAATTCTACCACTGTTATGACTGCCCAGAGTAACGTTTCAAACTCAGGTTCAAGCTTAGCTGTGAATTCGAAAGCAAGAGCCAGGGACCGGAATCTGAGTCTGAAGGTAGTAGAGGACAAGCTGCAGGAACTGGACACCATCATGTCCGGACAAACGAATCAGGAAATACCCGTTGAAGAAGATGTTGTGCTTGTTCTTCAGCCGACTACTACCATCGAATTACTGTCCAGCGAAAGTGACGGCGAAGGCGGTCAAGGAAAGCGCAGAAATCAGAGACTGGAAAACGAACGTGTACCGAAAAACGGCGTTGCGAGTTCTCAGGAGAACAGCGGTGCTGTGGGGAGCAGAAAACTAAGCGAAAGCCAGGATTCTGTTGCAAGAGAGAAGAGCAAGGCATCGATCGAGCAAAATTCCAGCCCTGTTGCTGCAATAGTAGAAATTATGGGAAAAGCGAACGTCGGGAATGCGGAGATATCGGCAGAAACGCCCGTGAAAAAAGTGAGCACAGAGTTGGAAACTTCCAGGAAGTTTAAAAGAAAGACGAAGGACAATTCGACGACGATTGAGAAAAGTAATCCCGTGTCGGAGACGCAATCGTCAGGTAAAAATGACGGTAACCTCGCTTCCGGGGTTAAGGAAGAGGCCCCGAAAGACGCGAAGGTGCCGGAAAGTTCGAGGCCTGAAATTCAGCACAAACGGATGGAAGAGAAGACGGAAATTCCGCTGGCCGAGAAGACTGAACGAAAACCGGAAGCCGTGAATCCGCGCGAGATCGATGAGGACAAGTCGACCGATTTAGAGATAGTGATAGACCTCGACGACTATCCTGACGACATGGAGGAGCCGGAGCCCGGCGAAATTCGGAATCTCGTGCAAGTCGTGGAAAAGAGACCCGAGTCTTCGAAGGATGAAGCGAAAAGTGACTCCAACGCCGCGGAAACTTGGGCGACGCGTTATTACCAAACTGAGGACGTCCAAAGCGTGATAAAGGAGTCAAAGATCCAGTCCGAGATCAGAAAGAGGCTCAGAGAAAGGCAGCGACGCGCTAGGCTGAACAATTCCCCGGGTTTGAACACTGTGCAAAACATGCCAAACGCCTCTGTCGTAGAGAAGAGCGGCCCTGAAAAGAGCGAGAGTCCGACTACCGGGTCTGTCGAAGAATATCTCGCCCTAAGAAACGTCGAAACGGTGGCTCCTCGCGCAGAGTCCGCGAAGAGCAACGAGGTTGACAAATCTGTGGAATATCAAATTTCCGACGGTCAAACTGACGCTGAGAGTATTATTTTAACGACGGCTGAGCCATCGGCTACAGGTCATGTTGAGAGGAAATTAGATGGCAAAACTGAAGTTAGCGAGGACCATTGA
- the LOC124182205 gene encoding uncharacterized protein LOC124182205 isoform X1, translating into MNKKVLDLSSLTEFVLHSLRSTDDVKNILRSQCEEVKFVLAPWNLETIEKRQIDQESCKCLGIPSLEDHVNEIATGIDRAVAQARQLREKLAINVLAEKKLARKPSVSQIYASGSRVTASKTRLSDSKGGKENGCKPSSDTNKRAVTEQCDIGIRQREPEEVKSNDTYCPKKKIPVKNQFQVPKALNEKDMRTKVSKGDKKSCSETCQLGRNRTRISESKQIDKKLISTSPYNLLAAASKADRTSKGKKNFIAANKSRIKNIEATNTRSQAVMKRSSSSSEKLIHSSHSLATEKSSDSSISGPASAAELEKLISKLSVDSDTRLSGPNENLEATNCPVHDKNAPKYVEEKIYTSMDVTEGLDRFGVPSDLVKLLKVYHSYFNRQSTSKMANDKRGEKAEHRFLTEFQTMNHDREKLSTRRKLDNLCKDFLPMLKESCNKSMDFIELSQIKIRYTNLDTTCKLLEIRNFSPLKRKACNMMQNRCTKSLIERNRTWRLNAVWNEACIPNFKEMSRVCYIRYANRNQLLVLFELMQRIQQLKYQATLVNLLNSEVVPAIRDTLEPNSEEYVEAYKMISIISNLLHQTVPVLVRTDQ; encoded by the exons ATGAATAAGAAAGTCTTGGATTTGTCAAGCTTAACTGAATTCGTCCTCCACTCGCTTCGTTCGACGGACGATGTCAAGAATATTCTAAGGTCGCAATGCGAAGAAGTGAAATTCGTCCTCGCCCCATGGAATCTGGAGACAATTGAGAAGCGACAGATTGACCAAGAATCGTGCAAGTGCCTTGGG ATCCCATCGTTGGAGGATCATGTCAACGAAATAGCTACCGGTATAGACAGGGCGGTGGCGCAAGCTCGTCAACTTAGAGAAAAGCTTGCGATTAACGTTCTGGCGGAGAAAAAACTAGCTCGCAAGCCTAGCGTGAGTCAAATATATGCTTCCGGCTCAAGGGTGACGGCTAGCAAAACGAGGTTGTCCGATTCTAAGGGAGGAAAAGAGAATGGCTGTAAGCCGTCCAGCGATACGAACAAGCGAGCAGTAACTGAGCAGTGCGATATTGGAATAAGACAAAGAGAGCCAGAAGAAGTAAAGTCAAATGACACTTACTGtcctaagaaaaaaatacctgTTAAAAATCAGTTTCAAGTTCCGAAAGCGTTGAATGAGAAAGACATGAGGACAAAAGTTAGCAAAGGGGATAAAAAATCTTGCAGTGAAACATGTCAACTTGGGAGGAATCGAACCAGAATATCAGAATCTAAACAAATTGATAAGAAGCTAATATCGACATCTCCATATAATTTACTAGCTGCTGCTTCGAAAGCGGATCGAACGTCAAAGGgaaagaagaatttcattgCCGCTAATAAAtcacgtataaaaaatatagaagCTACAAATACAAGATCGCAGGCTGTGATGAAACGAAGTAGCAGCTCGTCGGAAAAATTG ATTCACAGCTCCCACAGTTTGGCAACTGAAAAATCCTCAGACTCATCAATTTCTGGCCCTGCCTCGGCTGCTgagcttgaaaaattgatcagcaAACTGTCCGTTGATTCTGATACCCGCCTGTCAGGGCCGAACGAAAATTTAGAAGCTACGAACTGCCCTGTGCACGATAAAAACGCTCCAAAGTATGTCGAGGAAAAGATTTACACAAGCATGGATGTAACGGAGGGTTTGGACAGATTTGGAGTACCCTCGGACCTCGTCAAACTTCTGAAAGTTTATCACAGCTATTTCAACAGGCAATCGACGAGTAAAATGGCAAACGACAAACGAGGCGAGAAAGCTGAGCACAGATTTCTCACAGAATTCCAAACGATG AATCATGATagggaaaaattatcaaccaGAAGAAAGCTGGATAATTTGTGTAAGGATTTTTTACCTATGCTGAAAGAGTCATGCAACAAGAGCATGGATTTTATAGAACTGAGCCAGATTAAAATCCGTTACACAAATTTGGATACCACTTGTAAATTGCTCGAAATACGCAACTTCAGCCCCTTAAAAAGGAAAGCCTGCAACATGATGCAAAATCGTTGCACTAAGAGTTTAATAGAGAGAAACAGGACCTGGAGATTAAATGCTGTTTGGAATGAAGCATGTATTCCAAATTTCAAAG AAATGTCTCGGGTTTGTTATATACGATATGCGAACAGAAATCAACTGCTTGTATTGTTTGAGCTCATGCAAAGGATCCAACAACTCAAATATCAAGCAACATTGGTGAATTTGTTAAACAGCGAAGTAGTTCCCGCGATACGGGACACCTTAGAACCAAACAGCGAAGAATATGTCGAGGCATACAAAATGATTTCGATCATATCAAACTTATTACACCAAACCGTTCCAGTTCTGGTCCGAACAGATCAATAA
- the LOC124182205 gene encoding uncharacterized protein LOC124182205 isoform X2 has translation MNKKVLDLSSLTEFVLHSLRSTDDVKNILRSQCEEVKFVLAPWNLETIEKRQIDQESCKCLGIPSLEDHVNEIATGIDRAVAQARQLREKLAINVLAEKKLARKPSVSQIYASGSRVTASKTRLSDSKGGKENGCKPSSDTNKRAVTEQCDIGIRQREPEEVKSNDTYCPKKKIPVKNQFQVPKALNEKDMRTKVSKGDKKSCSETCQLGRNRTRISESKQIDKKLISTSPYNLLAAASKADRTSKGKKNFIAANKSRIKNIEATNTRSQAVMKRSSSSSEKLIHSSHSLATEKSSDSSISGPASAAELEKLISKLSVDSDTRLSGPNENLEATNCPVHDKNAPKYVEEKIYTSMDVTEGLDRFGVPSDLVKLLKVYHSYFNRQSTSKMANDKRGEKAEHRFLTEFQTMGKIINQKKAG, from the exons ATGAATAAGAAAGTCTTGGATTTGTCAAGCTTAACTGAATTCGTCCTCCACTCGCTTCGTTCGACGGACGATGTCAAGAATATTCTAAGGTCGCAATGCGAAGAAGTGAAATTCGTCCTCGCCCCATGGAATCTGGAGACAATTGAGAAGCGACAGATTGACCAAGAATCGTGCAAGTGCCTTGGG ATCCCATCGTTGGAGGATCATGTCAACGAAATAGCTACCGGTATAGACAGGGCGGTGGCGCAAGCTCGTCAACTTAGAGAAAAGCTTGCGATTAACGTTCTGGCGGAGAAAAAACTAGCTCGCAAGCCTAGCGTGAGTCAAATATATGCTTCCGGCTCAAGGGTGACGGCTAGCAAAACGAGGTTGTCCGATTCTAAGGGAGGAAAAGAGAATGGCTGTAAGCCGTCCAGCGATACGAACAAGCGAGCAGTAACTGAGCAGTGCGATATTGGAATAAGACAAAGAGAGCCAGAAGAAGTAAAGTCAAATGACACTTACTGtcctaagaaaaaaatacctgTTAAAAATCAGTTTCAAGTTCCGAAAGCGTTGAATGAGAAAGACATGAGGACAAAAGTTAGCAAAGGGGATAAAAAATCTTGCAGTGAAACATGTCAACTTGGGAGGAATCGAACCAGAATATCAGAATCTAAACAAATTGATAAGAAGCTAATATCGACATCTCCATATAATTTACTAGCTGCTGCTTCGAAAGCGGATCGAACGTCAAAGGgaaagaagaatttcattgCCGCTAATAAAtcacgtataaaaaatatagaagCTACAAATACAAGATCGCAGGCTGTGATGAAACGAAGTAGCAGCTCGTCGGAAAAATTG ATTCACAGCTCCCACAGTTTGGCAACTGAAAAATCCTCAGACTCATCAATTTCTGGCCCTGCCTCGGCTGCTgagcttgaaaaattgatcagcaAACTGTCCGTTGATTCTGATACCCGCCTGTCAGGGCCGAACGAAAATTTAGAAGCTACGAACTGCCCTGTGCACGATAAAAACGCTCCAAAGTATGTCGAGGAAAAGATTTACACAAGCATGGATGTAACGGAGGGTTTGGACAGATTTGGAGTACCCTCGGACCTCGTCAAACTTCTGAAAGTTTATCACAGCTATTTCAACAGGCAATCGACGAGTAAAATGGCAAACGACAAACGAGGCGAGAAAGCTGAGCACAGATTTCTCACAGAATTCCAAACGATG ggaaaaattatcaaccaGAAGAAAGCTGGATAA
- the LOC124182206 gene encoding uncharacterized protein LOC124182206 produces the protein MRNYADKFKMILLLGLAYSAACIAEEAADEKKSASALPSEDKSKPKRGLDLGYGGFGGHDFGGHDFGGHDFGGGVGGFGGGGDTVGIHEGHISAITITKEKKVHVPVPYPVKVHVDRPYPVHVPAPYPVTVEKHVPYPVEKHVPYPVKVPVKVPYPVKVPYKVPYPVHKPVPYPVKVPVVVKEPYPVFVKEHHHHEGGEFGGGYGGGFGGSHGFESFGHH, from the exons ATGAGAAACTACGCGGATAAGTTTAAG ATGATTTTGCTGCTGGGCCTGGCGTATTCAGCAGCATGCATAGCCGAGGAGGCAGCTGACGAGAAAAAATCGGCATCGGCTTTACCGAGCGAGGATAAGTCAAAGCCAAAACGAGGTTTGGATTTGGGTTACGGGGGATTCGGGGGCCATGACTTCGGGGGCCACGATTTCGGAGGGCACGATTTCGGTGGCGGCGTCGGCGGCTTCGGGGGCGGCGGCGACACCGTCGGCATCCACGAGGGTCACATCTCGGCGATAACGATAACCAAGGAGAAGAAGGTCCACGTCCCGGTTCCCTATCCCGTCAAGGTTCACGTAGATCGGCCGTATCCGGTTCACGTCCCGGCGCCTTACCCAGTCACCGTCGAAAAGCACGTCCCCTATCCCGTCGAGAAACACGTTCCGTATCCAGTCAAGGTGCCGGTTAAGGTTCCCTATCCCGTAAAAGTACCCTACAAGGTCCCCTACCCCGTTCACAAGCCAGTTCCGTATCCCGTGAAAGTGCCCGTCGTCGTCAAGGAGCCTTACCCGGTATTCGTTAAGGAGCATCATCACCACGAGGGTGGTGAATTCGGCGGTGGATACGGTGGGGGATTCGGGGGATCCCACGGGTTCGAGTCCTTCGGTCATCACTAG